From the Perca fluviatilis chromosome 11, GENO_Pfluv_1.0, whole genome shotgun sequence genome, the window TACAACCCCTCCACTTCTTATCCCCCTGCTGTGTCAAGCATCAGCCGACGTGCCTCAGAGCAAAGCATTGGGATGTTAGTATATatagggatcaataaagtatcacaTCAGAGGAAATACTAATCAGACTTCTTACTCTCCTTTTTGAAAGAAATGGCACACAGGAATTTGAACACCGTCTGAGGATGGATGCCATCCAAGCACAGAGAGCATGCTGGGAGGTTTTTACAAGGTTCAGCTCAAGTATTGTCTTTGCCAACACTTTGATCAAGCAAGTGGAGCTCAGTGTGACAGTCTGGCAGGGTAATTGGGCTGAAATTGCCAGTACACAAGTGTACAtgtgtgaaaacacacacatggctgTGCACATACTCCCCTTTTTATATTGTCTTAATATTACTTTACGAATAGAAGTCAACTCTTGCAGGAGtttaatttgaaaatgaaatatttagGCTTTATAAAATGTGAGACCAATTATGAAAGCGTTCTTGCTGCAAATGCTGTTGACTACTGTTTGTGTCAATTTTCATACAATAATATTCATTTTAGAAAGAGGaagttgcatattttaaatattttacaaagaacaaaaaaagtattattttcCCCAGTGGATATGTAAACCTTATACAGTACATGAAATAAATCCCGTAGATGGCCCCTCGGCAATTGATCACAAACACAACTTTCATGCAAAGAGTTTATTTATGAATCAGACTGCAGTATCATACAACAGTAGCACAATCATATGACTATGGATTATGCTCATATTTATAGATACAAAGATAAAGGTATGtcttaaaggaaaaaaatgaatgagttCTCTTTTGAATTACTCTAAAAATAGCTTTTTAATACTTGGCATAGTTTGTAAATTAAATTATGAAACATAATGTTTGCCCACTGGATTTACTATTGGAGTACCAAATGCAATACtttatgaaaaacatttttttccttcctttcttgcATTTCAtgcaaggaagaaaaaaagatgtcaGTGAGTACAAAAAGCACTTAAATCTCAtatgaaaatagaaaatattacAAGTGTGCATAATTACTTCATGTTGCACATAACCTGCAGTACAAAAGGTCAAATGACACTATGTTAAAGTGTACCTGACATGCCAATTATTCGGGGGCGTATGTACTGAAATAGCTATTTAAATGTCATCAGGGGCAGTTTACACACAAGACAGAGGCAAAGCCTTTCAGTCTCCAAAATGAATTGAAAATGAGATGTGTCAGTAATTATGGACGTGCCAGCTTATCCTCCCTGTGGTGCTGACCATGGGCTTGTCTTGAAACACTGAATCTCATCCTGTACTTTTTGAAATTATGCTTTTTGTGTTATTTGAAGTTCACAGTTTTGATTCAGTGTTTCTacagaaaaacaacatgaaaagcAGAAACTATCCACAATGCTACTTGTACCTCTCCAGCCAGAGGGATGGCAGAACAGTAAGTTGTTTTTAAAAACCTAAGGTATGAAACAGTGCTTAGTAGGTTAATATTTGGCATTGCCTGGAGTATAATGTAATGCACACATAATAAGGCGACATGATTATTCCAAATTTACAAGAAATGTTTTAAGTTCTTAGACAAAGTTCTGAGTTGATAAAATGCTACAACTGTAAAATGCTACATAACAATTAAGTGATACTTGGTGAGTGATTAAACAGTGATGGTTTACTACAAATCTTTTGATGCGTTACATCAATGCAGCACTGCTGTTGTGGGAAAAATCACGTAACTGCAAACATGTTTTTATCAATAAGAcgattttttaaatcattattaAGGTTTTGAGAtatgattttaaatgtattaaaatcccctgtttttaaaaaaaaactctcttttcatagtttttgcAAATTCGTGGTTTTTAGCCAAAAATAGCATACTGCATTGTATCCTTTAGTGCAAGTGTTGGGGACAGcagaacattttacacaaaatgAACACGCTTTGCAATgaaagaaacaaagacagaaTAGAGGAACTTAGGAgtagaaggagaagaagaaagggagggtggaaggaaggaaaagaaagaaagttcccaATTTTATTTCTAAACATGTTTTGAGGAACCAACAACAGAACAATACATGATTTGAATTGGAAGACatacaaagacaaaaataagaCACCGACATAGGAAATACAGCTGAGATGGATTAATGTATCAATTATCACAAGGAGCGTCTAACATTGACTCTGTCAGCATATGAAAAAGCACTATCAAATAGGATATCATGGCACAATCAAAAAGTTTCCATCACAACACTGGCAATGATGAACCCTATCGCTCACTGAAACCGAATCGTGTGATCAAGGCATACCACAGGGCCATCCCTTCTTATATCACTCTGTTAGATTTTAAAGCACTAGAAAATTATGTATACTCTCATTATGATACTATACAGACATATGATACTTTGAGCTTGATATAAGTGTTGAGCAATAAAATGTCATggttaaatacaaaatatctcttaaaatatttaaaatatactttattttgTACATTATGCAAACTGATTAACAATTCAatgataacaaaaataaattttccGTGAAATGTTGTCTCTTTGCAATACCGATGTATGAACATATATCATGAAGTAAAGCAGCACCCACCCCCTGTTAAGCGCCCATATACCCTGACACGATTCCATATCCCTGTAATATGATTTGAATGACACGTTCACATTGAAACTCCTGACAATGGTTCCTACAGGTAGCTCCACTACACCACTGAGCTGTTTGTACAACAATATTGCTCTACCtatctttttttgttctatATCCCTACATCCATCTTTAAAGTTTATCAAATATGCCAACCAACAATTATACTCAATCCGTGCCTTTATTGCTTCCTGAAATTACCTGGAAATGGGAGCTATACATCGGATTGATCAGAGGACTAACACACATCTAGTTAAAGAAGGCAATTCCCCCTGTCCAGCGTAGAACCAATGTAACGTATAATAGGTCACTGGTCTATCATGTCACGTGGTGTAGAGTCACTCTTCATTGAAGAGCTCTATATGTTATGGTTGCAGTGTGTACAAAAGCAATGAGACAGGGCACAATGtcgttaaataaaaaaaagaaaggcttATTTATctcatctaaaaaaaataatcaaaacagTTCTTGAGCCAGAGACAGTGATGTCCAGTTCTAAAACAGCTGTCGCCTCACCACGACAATCAGATACGCAGTTTATTTTGGTGTGGTTTAAATGCAACAGAACAGGTTTGTGTCAATAACCCTTCTTAGTCTACGTTAGGTTAAACATAAACGCTTACATTCATATCCTTAACAGCTCGCTCGTAAACAAACAGATTCGTTCAGTATGCGAAAAATGTCTTGACTGTATTCACTatggacattttaaaagttcTAGAATGCACAACAGAATTGCATAATGTCTGCCAATGAAAAAAGCATAGGGAGGATAGAAGAGAAAGGACAAGCCGCTACAAGAAGACTAACTAGTTGAAACCCCCTAAGGGGATGGGCTTGGGGATGGAGGAAAGATGGGGTAGTGGGAAGTCAGTTTGGGAAGGCTGGGGAGGGATTCGAGGTGGAAGTTGCCCCAAAAGTTAAAGGGGCACCTCCCTTTGGCAGTGGAACAGCACTCTTAGTAGTCAACGCAGCGCCGAGGGTGAGGGTGTACACAATGCTCTTGTCGGACAAGAAGGCCATTTCAGTGTCAAGATGAGATGAAGGCATTCTAGTAGGCAGCCAGGTCACAGTGTTAGAGCTAAAAACCTCAGATGGAGATGATGGACGCAGTCTTTCTACACTTTCACCACTCTGCTTGGATCATGGGGTTCTGGGacataaagaagaaaaatattaattgacaaaaagtgtattttttagTATTGTATAATATTAAAATGATCCAAAACCAAAGAAGGCTAGTAAGGTGCAAAGTGCAAAACATAACCTGACAAAAACTGCAATATATAGCACAGTCAAAAATAATTGTTGTGTTTCTAGTAtgctttgtatttattgtttgtttcagTGACATAAATAGTAATATGTTTAATGGATTTGAATTCACAGAGGAGGGTAGTAGACTTGCACATAGGCATTTACACCATCTTGTGGAGATGTCTTTAACAGCAAGGGCCATTGACAGTTTCTTCAATTTCGATAACTTGCAACCTAAATAATATTTAGGTTTATAGGTTTTAAGGTTATATGCACACATGTGCTCCCTTACTTACACAAGACTATAACATTCTTATAGATTTGGGGTTTTAAGATTGGTGAGGAAAAATTCCCATGAAgtattaaatcaaataaatagtTTCAGCCGTCTCTCCTTTACACAATTTTGGTAAATGACTCTGTTTTCTAAAAAGCCATATGTTTATAATTTCCTATCAACACCTATGATTTTCAAAGCAAGAAATTTGTCAGCATTTAAATCACATTCATCATGGTTTAGTCTGCAGTCGTCCTGAAGCATGCATAATAAATCTGTGGATAGGGACAATGAAATCATGATCATGATGCATTgaagaaatattttaaatatctgCTTTGTTATTTTCCTTTTATATTTAGTAGTCAATACTAAATCTTTGTGGCCCAAGCACCACAagggaaataaatgttttactaTTAATGTTGCCCTTGATAATTTCAAAATGTGGGTATATTTGTTTCCACAAGAATCCTCAAAGTTTAATTTACATCCTTATCTTACCTGAAAGAGATGACTCCTCATCTTGCAACACTGTCTCCTCAGAGACCTGCTGTGAATGGGTGATCTCTTGATCTTGATcgttctgtgtgtctctctgaggAGAAGGGTGGGGCTCCTCCTCTTGTTCGTCCTTGCCGtctccctctgcctcccccTCCCCAGAGTCAGTACTCCTAATGCTGAGGCGCCTCATGCGATACATAACGTCCACCTCCCTCATCCGGGCCAGGCGCTCAACTGCCACACGACCTGGAGAAATAGCCAGCTTGGTCTGCAAGGCTTCCATTCGGTGGGAGGGGCCCttgctcctcctctccccctccaaGCTAAGAGACAGCCTGCGGTCTAGGTTTGGGGGAACTGAAAGTGGCAGTCTATCTGGCGGAAACTCTGGCAACCCTGGGTGGTCTCGCCCCAAATGAGTCCGTAAACCAAGTCTATGCTCTGGAACAGCAAATGGCTTCTTTTCTTGCTCCTGCTTGTCATCAGGCATTGTACTGTCTTGTCCCTCACACTCACTTTTCACTTCAGCAGTTTGTTTGTCTGCACCACCCTGAGGTGTTTCTCTTGTAATGGCTTCCTTCGCTCCTAATTCTACTTCCTTAGTTATTGTTTCACTAACACTGTGCTCCTCTGTGACTTGGGGGTCTGCTGGCACATCATTTGCTGATATTGTGGATGTGCTCTCCTCTGTAGCTCCATTCACTGGTATTTTTTCGGCAGGATTAACTGCGCATAAATTATCCAAGTTTTCTGCCGGAACATTGCCCGTTGTTTCACCCCCTCCCACATTTTCCTGTGTCATTGAATGCGGCTCCCTTGTTTCAGCACACAGGTCAGACCCTGACTGATTCAAACTTGAGTCATTTGGCTCCtctgtttttatatattctgctgGACTTTCTAACGCAACACGTTGTGGTGGACTGCCATTTTGATTGGTCGAGCTGTCCGAGCTGTTCTCCTCATGAAGTGGAGGCAATGGGCCCTGTCTCATCTGATTCTCAAGCTCTCTTTTACAAATAGGGCACTCCTCCTCTGATTCAGCACTGCGATCTTGAAGAGTCTCTGCGTCATTAGGTTTAAAACTGCCCGTGGATGCTTTATTGACATCCGTTGCGTCTTTAGGCTGACGCAAAGTCTGGCATATGTCCTCATAATCAGGAGGACTAGTGAGCGTAGAAGCATCCTGCATGGGCTGTCTATCTGCCCATGGCATTTCAGCTGCTGCGGTGCGCGTTGTTGGACTGAAGTCACAAAGTGGTGTCTCAATAGGCTCATCTGGCAGGTCTAGTTTCACTGTCCTGCCATCGTTGCTCCGTCTGCGCGAAAGATGTGAAACAACCCTGTATTCTCTGAAGCCTGGCTCCCGAGGTGGGACAGGGAGCTCCTCCCTAAGCTGCTTGCTGAAGGTTACCGACTTTGTTGCAGGCCTGGAGAAGGCGCTCTTGACTTCCCTGTATTCTGGGTCAACAGACCAGCTTACTGCACTGCGCCTAAGGCTGCTGGGCTTGTTGAGAGGTTCTGATGTTAATCGGATTTTGATACGCTCAGGGATTTGAACAGAACCATTTGGGACTTTATTGCTGGCAGTGCCTAGCTCCAATATGTCTTTGTAGGCCTCGTTGAGGTCCTCTATGCACTTATCAACACTGGGctgtttgctgctctgctgctgctgttgatcCTGGACTTCTTTTTTGATAGTCTCCAGCTCTTTCACAGCATCCCATGGACGCTGGCTGGCCGGTTTCAGCAGAAACTGTTCGAATACCTCCTGCCCACTATTTGCTGCTGGTTTGGTCTCCTCCACATTTCCTGAGGGTGGTACTGCTGGCTGCTGAGCTGTGCTCTTATTCAGCTGGTTGGAGAAGGTGGCGGTCAGGGAGAAGGCGCTGTTGCTTGACAATTTCAGGCTCTTTACTCCCTTTATAGGAAAACTGAAGGCGGTGCCCACTACACCGCTGCTATCAGGAGGGACTTCAGTGCCGGGAGGGACAGGGTCTTGTTGTGCTTCCTTGTTTTCAGAGGCAGGTTTTTGGGCCTCTGGGCTAGTTTGTGTCTCCTGGTCTCGATACTGGTTTGCAGGCCAGGATCCCGACAGTTTCATCTCCTTGTAATGGTTTATTTTAGGTGGTCTACAGGGTActcttttaaacattttgctgCTCGCTCTACTGCTTGTTTTGCTGCTCGCTATGCTACCAGTTAGTGCTTGCAGCTCAGCTTCAGCTGAAGATGTGCTTTGGAGACTTTGGTTTGTTAAATGGCCAGTTTTGTTGTCACTTGGACTGTCCGCCGGGTCTGGTGACTTCTCATTGTTGTTATTCTGATCACGGATTATCCCGCTGAGCTGCGGAGTAACTGGTACAGACACCAAACAAAAAATTGTCTCACTGAGTCTCTTTTTTAGATTCTTGGATTTGTCCTTCTCTGGTGGTTCAGGTTGTTCCACCTTTTTTACTTCTGTCACAGTTTCAGAGACGCTCTGGTCAGCCGACTTGCATGGGGGAGGTGGTGGTTTACCCAGAATAGATGAAGGAAAAAACTGACTACGGTTTTGTTCAGGACCTacactgtcactttttttgtttaatccCCTGTTGCACCATCGATTGCTGCTGTCGTTGTCATTGAGAGATGTTTTGCGGCTGTCGGTATTGAGAGATGACCCCTGTTGAGGAGGAAAGGCACTATCATGTGTAGATTGTCCTAAAATCGTAGCAGACGGAATCTCTTTGTTGATGTTACGGATCTTGTCTGAGTCAGTGAGAGAATTTCCGCTAGGCCCTCCTGAGATTTGCTTCACTCTTGGGTCTTCAGTTGGTAATTGACGGGCATGACCTGGTTGTTCTTCAAGTCCAGAGGGTAATTGACGGGCATGACCTGGTTGTTCTTCATATCCAGAATGTACCTGTTTTCGATAGGATGCACCACGATCTCCATAGTGTTCCAGCCATGAACCTGCCTGTCTGTAAAACCACCTTCCAGGATCTGAGCTGGGCATCTGCAGAGCTTCAGCCCTCCATCTTAGGTTTGCCATTTCATTGCGGTTGACTGAAACTGATCTTGGAGGTGGGCCTCTTCTATAAGATGGGGGTGGGATGTAGCCAGGTGGCTCCATTCCAGAAATGGCAGAGTGTTGTGCGAAATAGTCTTGTCTCAGCTCCC encodes:
- the LOC120569109 gene encoding junctional protein associated with coronary artery disease, whose protein sequence is MYSVEDLLISHGYKLPKSGPPSATPFDKRPADCQRELVDNRAVRGTLNGYEAGRGASITGIYGSRQALVKGYPATDNESGERILRRKEIGIGILGDAQPLGDSLATDSGFYDVPSLTYSEPLCHDERDVSYWRRRGQDFSILLDYADGRELRASAGAWRPQALIAAEEHRAERQAQQLWEDISWLRDLDAAPGQLRVTGERKCQSLGTEEWRPAVGLGRQLSDGDGDRWAQDQYRLRTPEGFFHPRTKAKSQSLPRVLSPDEIASREFIPSRPSLPDRQQRISSTVFSGPYSRYIYSGAVVRDRWGRNAGPSSHVALLPKPRFSRPLKPPSYEIHQQTRGSAEMLAIDQGAKQKERPIYYPRGGELRQDYFAQHSAISGMEPPGYIPPPSYRRGPPPRSVSVNRNEMANLRWRAEALQMPSSDPGRWFYRQAGSWLEHYGDRGASYRKQVHSGYEEQPGHARQLPSGLEEQPGHARQLPTEDPRVKQISGGPSGNSLTDSDKIRNINKEIPSATILGQSTHDSAFPPQQGSSLNTDSRKTSLNDNDSSNRWCNRGLNKKSDSVGPEQNRSQFFPSSILGKPPPPPCKSADQSVSETVTEVKKVEQPEPPEKDKSKNLKKRLSETIFCLVSVPVTPQLSGIIRDQNNNNEKSPDPADSPSDNKTGHLTNQSLQSTSSAEAELQALTGSIASSKTSSRASSKMFKRVPCRPPKINHYKEMKLSGSWPANQYRDQETQTSPEAQKPASENKEAQQDPVPPGTEVPPDSSGVVGTAFSFPIKGVKSLKLSSNSAFSLTATFSNQLNKSTAQQPAVPPSGNVEETKPAANSGQEVFEQFLLKPASQRPWDAVKELETIKKEVQDQQQQQSSKQPSVDKCIEDLNEAYKDILELGTASNKVPNGSVQIPERIKIRLTSEPLNKPSSLRRSAVSWSVDPEYREVKSAFSRPATKSVTFSKQLREELPVPPREPGFREYRVVSHLSRRRSNDGRTVKLDLPDEPIETPLCDFSPTTRTAAAEMPWADRQPMQDASTLTSPPDYEDICQTLRQPKDATDVNKASTGSFKPNDAETLQDRSAESEEECPICKRELENQMRQGPLPPLHEENSSDSSTNQNGSPPQRVALESPAEYIKTEEPNDSSLNQSGSDLCAETREPHSMTQENVGGGETTGNVPAENLDNLCAVNPAEKIPVNGATEESTSTISANDVPADPQVTEEHSVSETITKEVELGAKEAITRETPQGGADKQTAEVKSECEGQDSTMPDDKQEQEKKPFAVPEHRLGLRTHLGRDHPGLPEFPPDRLPLSVPPNLDRRLSLSLEGERRSKGPSHRMEALQTKLAISPGRVAVERLARMREVDVMYRMRRLSIRSTDSGEGEAEGDGKDEQEEEPHPSPQRDTQNDQDQEITHSQQVSEETVLQDEESSLSEPHDPSRVVKV